The DNA sequence CGGCCGGACGCGGTGAGGTGTGCGGGAAGCCGCACCCCGACGTCGGTGACGAGCGCGGGGCGCCGCGGCGCTCTCTCCTCCACGATGTAGAGCACGTCGCCGCCGCTCATGACCGCGAGATGCGCGCTCTCGCCGAGGCGGTCGGACAGGGCCGCGACGAGCGGACGACCGAGCCGGGCGAGGGGCTGCTGCCTCGCGTAGCCGCCGGCGAGCTCGAACGCCGAGGTGCCGAGACCCCACCGGCGCTCCTCGGCGAGGTGCAGGACGAAGCCGTGCTCGGCCAGGGTCGTGAGCAGGTGGTAGACCGTCGACCGGGGGAGCGCGAGATCGCGGGCGATGGCCGACGCGGCCACCGGTGCCGGGCGTCCGGCGAGATAGCGCAGCATCCGCAGCGTGTTGTCGGCCGCCGGAACCTGCGCGCCGGGGCCGCGCTCGCGTCCTGCCCCTGTGTCTGAGATCACAGACACAGGATGCCATGGCGCCCTGTCCGACACCACTGCGCGGGTGTGGAATCGAACCATGAGCTCTTCCTCCTCCGTCGTCGTGGGTGCCGCCCCGCTCACGATCTCCGACGTCGTCGCCGTCGCCCGCCACGATGCCGCCGTCGTCCTCGCGCCCGAAGCCCTCGACCGGGTGCGGCAGACCAGAGCGGTCGTCGACGGACTCGCCGCCGACCC is a window from the Microbacterium sp. LWO14-1.2 genome containing:
- a CDS encoding IclR family transcriptional regulator, with amino-acid sequence MISDTGAGRERGPGAQVPAADNTLRMLRYLAGRPAPVAASAIARDLALPRSTVYHLLTTLAEHGFVLHLAEERRWGLGTSAFELAGGYARQQPLARLGRPLVAALSDRLGESAHLAVMSGGDVLYIVEERAPRRPALVTDVGVRLPAHLTASGRAMLAALPREQVRALYPSASAFPDRTGLGPRTPRELREVLRTVRERGYATEDSEVADGLRSVGAVVRDHAAWPVAAVAVTWADPELDGGALAAAVRDTASVLEARLRR